Proteins encoded within one genomic window of Spirulina major PCC 6313:
- a CDS encoding sensor histidine kinase: MGDRFQERSFRLLLYLEWILLGIAIIAALSIRHPPPMMLGGLRPGPPPPRDLPWAVLGCIVVLGGLGLRLPTGSLAVKILYTIAGFSLSWLTVSLGGRGNTVFSALLLVVVLRACVLFPWRGRIVTAIAAYGGFVLLLWRRVQHFAMRGDRLGRSLDTLQQQQFLTSLTINAALLYGLVLLFVMLLVGAVLSERESREALLMANTRLRRYALLIENQAMLQERSRIAREMHDSVGHALTAQSIQLENAALSYCQGDPEQGQTHLSAARQLGKDALRDVRQSVASLQTSPIQGRSLPQAVQALADNFTQTTQISVELAIAPLKTIPPELNTALYRLVQEALTNITRYSAASQVQISLTAAPGQISLTIADNGRGFDQRQNTTGFGLRSMRDRIEAIGGQFQIHSEPGQGCTIRALIPR, translated from the coding sequence ATGGGCGATCGCTTTCAAGAACGGTCGTTTCGGCTGTTGCTGTATTTGGAATGGATTTTATTGGGGATTGCAATTATCGCCGCCCTGTCAATCCGCCACCCGCCGCCGATGATGCTGGGGGGACTGCGACCGGGCCCGCCGCCGCCCCGTGACTTACCTTGGGCGGTGCTGGGCTGCATTGTGGTGTTGGGGGGGTTGGGGTTGCGCTTGCCGACGGGATCGCTGGCAGTGAAAATTCTCTACACGATCGCAGGATTTAGCCTCAGTTGGTTAACGGTGTCTTTGGGGGGGCGGGGTAATACGGTGTTTTCGGCGCTGCTGTTGGTGGTGGTGTTGCGGGCCTGTGTGTTGTTTCCCTGGCGGGGGCGGATCGTGACGGCGATCGCGGCCTATGGGGGGTTTGTGTTGCTGTTGTGGCGACGGGTGCAACATTTTGCGATGCGGGGGGACAGGCTGGGGCGATCGCTCGATACCCTGCAACAACAGCAATTTTTAACCAGTTTGACGATTAACGCGGCGTTGCTCTATGGCTTGGTGTTGCTGTTTGTGATGCTCCTCGTGGGGGCGGTGCTCTCAGAACGGGAAAGCCGCGAGGCCTTGCTGATGGCCAATACTCGCCTGCGTCGCTATGCTCTGCTCATTGAAAACCAAGCCATGCTCCAAGAACGGAGCCGCATCGCCCGCGAAATGCACGATTCCGTCGGCCATGCCCTCACCGCCCAAAGCATTCAACTGGAAAATGCGGCACTCTCGTACTGCCAAGGCGACCCGGAACAGGGCCAAACCCACCTCAGCGCGGCGCGACAATTGGGTAAAGATGCGCTGCGGGATGTGCGGCAGTCGGTGGCATCGCTGCAAACAAGTCCGATCCAGGGGCGATCGCTCCCCCAGGCCGTGCAAGCGTTGGCGGATAATTTCACCCAAACAACCCAAATCTCGGTGGAGTTGGCGATCGCCCCCCTCAAAACCATTCCCCCTGAACTCAACACCGCCCTCTATCGCCTCGTCCAAGAAGCCCTCACCAATATCACCCGCTACAGCGCCGCTTCCCAAGTCCAGATCAGCCTCACCGCCGCGCCGGGCCAGATCAGCTTGACGATCGCGGACAATGGCCGAGGGTTTGATCAACGCCAAAACACCACAGGCTTCGGGCTACGGAGTATGCGCGATCGCATCGAAGCGATCGGCGGCCAGTTTCAGATCCACAGTGAACCGGGTCAAGGCTGCACGATTCGCGCCCTCATTCCCCGCTAA
- a CDS encoding HhoA/HhoB/HtrA family serine endopeptidase → MNYPLKQLSLYLGLLLVGGGVGVVGHRALMAPPEPVVIERPAPITPTATLSTTPTAPIPTAAPDNINFIAAAVQRVGPAVVRIDAGGAFSNPSPSPDSETQPFFRRFFRDDPPPVRPPIQRGTGSGFILSADGRLMTNAHVVEGADWVKVTLKDGRTVDGQVVGRDTVTDIAVIKIEAEDLPTVQLGQSETLTPGEWAIAIGNPLGLDNTVTVGIISALDRSSSQVGVPDKRVSFIQTDAAINPGNSGGPLLNAQGEVIGMNTAIRADAQGLGFAIPIETATRIADQLFASGSAQHPYLGIRMMTITPESRAEFNQSPNAPFTIERDQGVIVMGVINGSPAEQAGFEMGDIIVRVGETAVMTATDVQQQVERSAIGAPLAVEVERSQRTVSLTVRPGAFPNSP, encoded by the coding sequence ATGAATTACCCGCTCAAACAACTGAGTCTGTATCTAGGCCTACTCCTCGTCGGGGGGGGCGTTGGTGTGGTGGGTCATCGTGCCTTGATGGCCCCACCGGAACCCGTGGTCATCGAACGCCCCGCCCCCATCACCCCCACAGCGACCCTCTCCACCACCCCCACCGCCCCCATCCCCACGGCTGCCCCCGACAACATCAACTTCATCGCCGCAGCAGTGCAGCGAGTCGGGCCGGCCGTGGTGCGGATTGATGCCGGTGGAGCTTTCTCCAACCCATCCCCATCCCCTGACTCCGAAACGCAACCCTTTTTCCGACGCTTTTTCCGCGATGATCCGCCCCCAGTTCGCCCCCCGATCCAACGGGGCACAGGTTCCGGGTTTATTCTCAGTGCCGATGGCCGCCTGATGACCAATGCCCATGTGGTAGAGGGGGCAGACTGGGTTAAAGTGACCCTCAAAGATGGACGGACGGTGGATGGGCAAGTCGTGGGCCGTGATACCGTCACTGATATTGCGGTGATTAAAATTGAAGCCGAAGATCTGCCAACGGTGCAGTTGGGTCAATCGGAAACCTTAACCCCAGGGGAATGGGCGATCGCGATCGGTAATCCCCTCGGCCTGGATAATACCGTCACTGTCGGGATCATCAGCGCCCTTGATCGCTCCAGCAGCCAAGTGGGTGTGCCGGATAAACGGGTGAGCTTCATCCAAACCGATGCTGCGATTAATCCCGGCAACTCTGGCGGCCCCCTCCTCAATGCCCAGGGTGAGGTGATTGGGATGAACACCGCGATTCGGGCCGACGCCCAGGGCCTTGGCTTTGCCATCCCCATTGAAACGGCGACCCGGATTGCGGATCAGCTCTTCGCCAGTGGCAGTGCTCAACATCCCTATCTTGGCATCCGGATGATGACCATTACCCCGGAAAGCCGGGCCGAATTTAACCAAAGCCCCAATGCGCCCTTCACCATTGAGCGCGACCAGGGGGTGATCGTGATGGGGGTGATTAATGGGTCACCAGCGGAACAGGCGGGGTTTGAGATGGGGGATATTATTGTGCGTGTGGGCGAAACGGCGGTGATGACGGCGACGGATGTACAGCAGCAGGTGGAGCGGAGTGCGATCGGTGCACCGTTGGCGGTGGAGGTGGAGCGATCGCAGCGCACCGTATCCTTAACCGTGCGACCGGGTGCGTTTCCCAACAGCCCCTAA
- a CDS encoding TrmH family RNA methyltransferase, which translates to MITSRQNPLVKDLRQLHRSKIRRQQQCLLLEGTHLLEVALQQGYPLEVLCYTEAWQGKYPPLAAAAQRQASRTEIVSETVLASMATTVHPDGVVAILDDHYLPRQAASPLRLGLLLAAIQDPGNVGTMIRTAAAAGADGLWLGPGTAAADHPKVLRASAGMALRFPVLPTADVGEMIATLKQQGVAIVATTMGADCVYWDWDWRSPSLIVLGNEGAGLGDEIQALADGQVSIPQTSGVESLNVAIAAGLLLYEAQRQRRSA; encoded by the coding sequence ATGATCACCAGTCGCCAAAATCCCCTCGTCAAAGACCTGCGCCAACTGCACCGCAGCAAAATCCGCCGCCAACAGCAATGCCTCCTCCTCGAAGGCACACACCTCCTCGAAGTGGCGCTTCAGCAGGGCTATCCCCTTGAGGTGCTGTGCTATACCGAAGCGTGGCAGGGGAAATATCCACCATTGGCAGCGGCCGCCCAACGCCAAGCCTCCCGTACAGAAATAGTGAGCGAAACGGTGTTAGCCAGCATGGCGACGACGGTACATCCGGATGGTGTGGTGGCGATCCTAGATGATCATTACTTGCCTCGCCAGGCTGCGTCTCCCTTGCGTTTGGGGCTGTTGTTGGCGGCGATTCAAGATCCGGGTAATGTGGGGACGATGATTCGGACGGCGGCGGCGGCGGGTGCGGATGGCCTGTGGTTGGGGCCAGGCACAGCGGCGGCGGATCATCCGAAGGTGTTGCGGGCTTCGGCGGGGATGGCGTTGCGGTTTCCGGTGCTGCCGACGGCGGATGTGGGCGAGATGATCGCAACCCTCAAGCAGCAGGGTGTGGCGATCGTGGCGACGACGATGGGGGCGGATTGTGTCTATTGGGATTGGGATTGGCGATCGCCGAGTTTGATTGTGCTGGGCAATGAAGGCGCGGGGTTAGGTGACGAGATCCAGGCTTTGGCCGATGGGCAAGTCTCGATTCCCCAAACATCGGGAGTGGAATCGTTGAATGTAGCGATCGCAGCGGGTCTACTGCTCTACGAAGCCCAGCGCCAACGCCGCAGCGCGTGA
- a CDS encoding DUF7219 family protein, translating to MVDPKDNFIYPRASYQGHFEPGNLVFNANLQEFAQRVNYICNLETAGKISSNDAYVQIKDLWKTLKQSSKELGISKKSPPDEPTT from the coding sequence ATGGTTGATCCCAAAGACAACTTCATCTATCCCCGCGCGTCCTATCAAGGGCACTTTGAGCCGGGTAATCTCGTGTTTAATGCGAACTTGCAAGAATTTGCCCAACGGGTCAACTATATCTGCAACCTAGAAACAGCAGGCAAAATCTCATCCAATGATGCCTATGTGCAAATTAAAGACCTTTGGAAAACCCTGAAGCAAAGCTCGAAGGAACTGGGAATCTCGAAAAAATCTCCCCCCGATGAGCCGACGACTTAG
- a CDS encoding DUF2256 domain-containing protein, with translation MARQRNPSDRPSKICPVCDRPFTWRKKWATCWDEVKYCSDRCRRRRSSAATDAEAPDP, from the coding sequence ATGGCTCGTCAACGGAACCCGTCCGATCGCCCCTCAAAAATCTGTCCCGTGTGCGATCGCCCGTTCACTTGGCGTAAGAAATGGGCGACCTGTTGGGATGAGGTGAAATATTGTAGCGATCGCTGTCGCCGCCGTCGATCATCAGCGGCAACAGATGCTGAAGCCCCAGACCCCTAA
- the queG gene encoding tRNA epoxyqueuosine(34) reductase QueG: MIPAASLTATQVKQEAHRLGFHRVGIAAVDDEADHARHAARLQQWLAQGYHAEMAWMANPKRAHIRDYWPEVAAVIAVALNYYTPHQHGDDPAIGKISRYGWGRDYHRILQRRLKALSRWLESQGEGIKTRYAVDTAPIQDKVWAERAGLGWIGKHSNVITRDYGSWVFLGEVLINVPLTPDAPHSNHCGTCTRCLDACPTGAIAAPYVVDANRCIAYHTIENRAATLPAHIAPHLNGWVAGCDICQDVCPWNQRFAQTTDVAEFHPYPDNLAPDLPNLAHLSEADWQQRFPASALRRIKPTQWQRNARANLDNRSDPDAPFSPPP, translated from the coding sequence ATGATCCCCGCTGCCTCCCTCACCGCCACCCAGGTTAAACAAGAAGCCCACCGCCTCGGATTTCACCGAGTGGGGATCGCCGCCGTGGATGATGAGGCGGATCATGCCCGCCATGCCGCCCGTCTCCAGCAATGGCTCGCCCAGGGCTATCACGCCGAGATGGCCTGGATGGCCAACCCCAAACGCGCCCATATTCGCGACTATTGGCCCGAAGTCGCCGCCGTCATCGCCGTGGCCCTCAACTACTACACCCCCCACCAACACGGCGATGATCCAGCGATCGGCAAAATCTCGCGCTACGGCTGGGGACGGGACTATCACCGCATTTTACAGCGTCGCCTCAAAGCCCTAAGCCGCTGGCTAGAATCCCAAGGGGAGGGCATCAAAACCCGCTACGCTGTCGATACCGCCCCGATTCAAGATAAGGTCTGGGCGGAGCGGGCGGGGTTGGGCTGGATTGGCAAACATAGCAATGTGATCACCCGTGACTATGGCTCCTGGGTGTTTTTAGGAGAAGTGTTGATCAATGTGCCTTTAACCCCCGATGCGCCCCATAGCAACCATTGCGGCACTTGTACCCGCTGTTTAGACGCTTGCCCAACGGGGGCGATCGCCGCCCCCTACGTCGTCGATGCCAACCGCTGCATCGCCTACCACACCATCGAAAACCGCGCCGCCACCCTCCCCGCCCATATCGCCCCACACCTCAACGGCTGGGTCGCCGGGTGCGACATCTGCCAAGACGTATGCCCCTGGAATCAACGCTTCGCCCAAACAACCGATGTCGCTGAATTTCACCCCTATCCCGACAACCTCGCCCCCGATCTCCCCAACCTCGCCCACCTCAGCGAAGCCGACTGGCAGCAACGCTTCCCCGCCTCCGCCCTGCGTCGGATTAAGCCCACCCAATGGCAGCGAAATGCCCGTGCTAATCTGGACAACAGGAGCGATCCTGATGCCCCCTTTTCCCCACCCCCATGA
- a CDS encoding HAD hydrolase-like protein, protein MTEPIILFDFDGTIADTHQMLIAILNRLADEFGYPPLSPAQVETMRGLSSQEIIRQSQVSVFKIPFLIRRAKEEVQRTMPDVLPIQGMVAALHALAAEGYQLAILTSNFEENVRIFLEHQALDGLFRWVDAGMTIFGKHRMIQRVQDRYGVTTADLIYVGDETRDIDAAHRSGIPVVSVTWGFNTREILEIHNPDRLIDDPAQLQEAIATLYKERI, encoded by the coding sequence ATGACCGAGCCGATCATTCTCTTCGACTTCGATGGCACGATCGCCGATACCCATCAAATGCTGATCGCTATTCTCAATCGCCTCGCTGATGAATTTGGCTATCCGCCCCTCAGCCCTGCCCAAGTGGAAACAATGCGGGGCCTCAGTTCCCAAGAAATTATTCGCCAGTCCCAAGTTTCAGTGTTTAAAATTCCATTTTTAATCCGCCGGGCCAAGGAAGAGGTACAGCGCACGATGCCCGACGTGTTGCCGATTCAGGGGATGGTGGCGGCCTTGCATGCCCTGGCGGCTGAGGGGTATCAATTGGCGATTTTGACCTCAAATTTTGAAGAAAATGTGCGGATTTTTCTAGAGCATCAGGCCCTAGATGGGCTGTTTCGTTGGGTGGATGCCGGGATGACGATTTTTGGCAAACATCGGATGATTCAGCGGGTGCAAGACCGCTATGGGGTGACGACGGCGGATCTGATTTATGTGGGGGATGAAACCCGTGATATTGATGCCGCCCATCGCAGTGGGATTCCGGTGGTGTCGGTGACGTGGGGGTTTAATACCCGCGAAATTTTAGAAATTCATAATCCGGATCGGTTGATTGATGACCCGGCCCAGTTACAAGAGGCGATCGCCACCCTCTACAAAGAACGCATCTAG
- a CDS encoding Uma2 family endonuclease, which translates to MVATPLQSTLTWEKLPDDFVLPNDPVDNINQPALAAALTESLQLAQRLPETAFTATNYGICATLNQKFVIKAPDWVYVPEITVPRSDVVRSYTPHLQGAIPTLVLEFLSDTEGGEYSSKASYPPGKFFFYEQIVQVPNYSIFDPDAGRLELYRFDDQKRYTLQTPNADGRFWIPEMHLFLGVWQGMREGRDGYWLRWWDQSENLLLWGGELVEQERQRAEQESRRAEQESQRAEQERQRAERLMAQLRAAGLEPES; encoded by the coding sequence ATGGTTGCGACCCCCCTGCAATCCACCCTCACCTGGGAAAAGCTACCCGATGACTTCGTGCTGCCCAATGATCCTGTGGATAATATCAATCAACCGGCGCTCGCGGCGGCCCTCACCGAAAGCCTCCAACTCGCGCAACGCCTACCCGAAACCGCCTTCACTGCTACGAATTACGGCATCTGCGCCACCTTAAATCAAAAATTTGTCATCAAAGCTCCCGACTGGGTCTATGTCCCTGAAATCACTGTGCCGCGATCAGACGTGGTACGCAGCTATACCCCCCATCTGCAAGGTGCGATCCCGACCCTCGTTTTAGAATTCCTCTCTGACACCGAAGGGGGTGAATATTCCTCAAAAGCGAGCTATCCCCCCGGCAAATTTTTCTTTTACGAGCAAATCGTCCAAGTCCCCAACTACAGCATTTTCGATCCCGATGCAGGTCGCCTCGAACTCTATCGTTTCGACGACCAAAAACGCTATACATTGCAAACACCCAACGCAGATGGCCGGTTCTGGATACCAGAGATGCACCTATTTTTAGGGGTTTGGCAGGGAATGCGCGAGGGTCGGGATGGATATTGGTTGCGCTGGTGGGATCAGTCTGAAAATCTACTGTTATGGGGTGGAGAGTTAGTAGAGCAAGAACGCCAACGAGCGGAGCAGGAATCCCGACGAGCGGAGCAGGAATCCCAACGAGCGGAGCAGGAACGCCAACGGGCAGAACGCTTAATGGCGCAACTCCGAGCGGCGGGGCTTGAACCGGAGTCTTAA
- a CDS encoding alpha/beta fold hydrolase, producing MSILTPASPVESVPGQYWTWRDYQIYAVKAGDNPDRPPLLLVHGFGASTDHWRHNIAELQADFEVWAIDLLGFGRSQKPAIEYSGDLWRDQLHDFITDVIGRPVVLAGNSLGGYSALCVAAQRPESARGLILLNCAGPFTAPPDTPQPSAIQTAISKITKTVLLQSFASFFLFQYLRRRRIIRKTLEKVYLDQTAVTDQLVEDIYRPSCDRGALDVFRSVFKSPQGEKNDLLLSQMHCPLLMLWGEGDPWMRVSERSPKFRAAYANPDHYTEHYLNAGHCPHDEAPHQVNPLIRDWVNTL from the coding sequence GTGTCTATCCTCACTCCTGCTTCCCCTGTTGAGTCCGTTCCTGGTCAATATTGGACTTGGCGCGACTATCAAATCTATGCCGTCAAAGCGGGGGACAATCCCGATCGCCCGCCGTTATTGCTTGTCCATGGTTTTGGGGCATCAACGGATCATTGGCGGCATAATATTGCCGAGTTGCAGGCTGATTTTGAAGTGTGGGCGATCGATCTATTGGGTTTTGGGCGATCGCAAAAACCCGCGATCGAATACAGTGGTGACCTCTGGCGAGATCAACTTCACGACTTCATCACCGATGTGATCGGTCGTCCTGTGGTTCTGGCGGGGAATTCCCTCGGCGGCTACAGTGCCCTCTGTGTGGCTGCCCAACGCCCAGAATCGGCCCGCGGCCTGATCCTGCTCAACTGTGCGGGCCCCTTCACCGCACCACCGGACACGCCCCAACCTTCGGCGATTCAAACCGCGATCAGCAAAATCACCAAAACGGTGTTGCTCCAATCCTTTGCCAGCTTTTTTCTCTTCCAATACCTCCGCCGCCGCCGCATCATCCGCAAAACCCTCGAAAAGGTCTATCTCGATCAAACCGCTGTGACGGATCAACTCGTGGAGGATATTTATCGCCCGTCCTGCGATCGCGGCGCGTTGGATGTCTTTCGCTCCGTTTTTAAATCCCCCCAAGGCGAAAAAAATGACCTGCTGCTCAGTCAGATGCACTGTCCCCTCCTGATGTTGTGGGGTGAGGGTGATCCTTGGATGCGGGTCAGTGAGCGATCGCCCAAATTCCGCGCCGCCTATGCCAACCCGGATCACTACACCGAGCATTACCTCAACGCGGGCCACTGTCCCCACGACGAAGCCCCCCACCAGGTCAACCCCCTGATCCGCGACTGGGTCAACACCCTCTAA
- a CDS encoding L-lactate dehydrogenase, protein MTSSPQRKVVVVGAGAVGSTFVYALAQTGLANTITLIDTNTELLQGQVLDLAHGKPFFPAVTIQAGTVRDYGDANLIVITAGTTQRPGESRLNLLQRNAAIMRRIVGDIVAQNSNAVMLIVSNPVDIMTHVAIASAGTTKGRVFGAGTVLDSARFRYFLSERCGVDIHNIHAYILGEHGDSEFAAWSMTNIAGVPIADFRQLDGTPSDWPAEQQLIEQQVRDSAYHIIDYKGATWFAVGMALVKIATAVLRGEKRIMTVSTQLHGEFGLDGVCLSVPAMVSANGVERVVDCQLTTTEQASLEKSAKILKTAIAQLEQATAL, encoded by the coding sequence ATGACCTCATCTCCCCAACGCAAAGTTGTCGTTGTCGGCGCTGGCGCTGTCGGCTCCACCTTTGTCTATGCCCTGGCCCAAACCGGCCTCGCGAACACGATTACCCTGATTGATACCAACACAGAACTCCTACAAGGACAGGTGCTTGACCTCGCCCACGGGAAGCCTTTTTTCCCAGCCGTGACAATTCAAGCCGGTACGGTGCGCGACTACGGCGATGCAAATTTAATCGTGATCACCGCAGGCACAACCCAACGACCGGGAGAAAGTCGCCTCAATCTGCTCCAACGCAACGCCGCGATTATGCGCCGTATTGTCGGGGATATCGTCGCGCAAAATTCCAACGCGGTCATGCTGATCGTCAGTAATCCGGTGGATATTATGACCCATGTGGCGATCGCGAGTGCCGGCACGACCAAAGGGCGTGTGTTTGGAGCGGGTACGGTACTCGATAGTGCGCGGTTTCGGTATTTCCTCAGTGAACGCTGCGGCGTTGATATTCACAACATCCATGCTTACATTTTGGGTGAACATGGCGATTCCGAGTTTGCGGCTTGGTCGATGACCAATATCGCCGGAGTGCCGATCGCTGACTTTCGCCAGCTTGACGGGACACCCTCCGATTGGCCAGCAGAACAGCAGCTTATTGAACAGCAGGTGCGCGACTCGGCCTACCACATCATCGACTATAAAGGCGCAACCTGGTTCGCGGTTGGGATGGCGTTGGTGAAAATTGCGACCGCCGTGCTGCGAGGCGAAAAGCGCATCATGACCGTTTCGACGCAACTCCACGGCGAGTTTGGTCTTGATGGGGTTTGTTTAAGTGTGCCTGCCATGGTGTCGGCGAATGGGGTGGAGCGGGTGGTGGACTGTCAACTGACGACAACGGAACAAGCTTCCCTCGAAAAATCAGCCAAGATCCTGAAGACGGCGATCGCTCAACTAGAGCAAGCCACCGCACTCTAA
- a CDS encoding DUF1997 domain-containing protein, translated as MKIRCAASEPVTLHVREESIPIHHYLRQPQRLVNAIANPKLMEVLGGDRYRLKLNPLNLLNLYHFQPTVILEVKSDSYGIVSIRSLDCEIRGIDYINDRFSLELKGKLIPVHRKGETYLEGRADVVVSVDVPPFFLLAPVPVLETAGVGLVQNVLGRIKQRILSHLLHDYHHWAHREQSAPLPPWLAVENPTA; from the coding sequence ATGAAAATCCGTTGTGCAGCGTCTGAGCCGGTCACCCTCCATGTCCGGGAAGAGAGTATTCCGATTCACCACTATCTCCGGCAACCACAACGCTTGGTGAATGCGATCGCTAACCCAAAACTGATGGAAGTGTTAGGGGGCGATCGCTACCGCCTCAAGCTCAACCCCCTCAACCTCCTCAATCTGTATCATTTTCAGCCCACGGTGATCCTAGAGGTGAAATCGGATAGCTACGGCATTGTGAGTATCCGGTCTCTCGATTGTGAGATTCGCGGCATTGACTACATTAACGATCGCTTTAGTCTTGAACTGAAAGGCAAGCTGATCCCCGTTCACCGCAAAGGCGAAACCTACCTCGAAGGACGAGCCGATGTGGTGGTGTCCGTGGATGTGCCGCCCTTCTTCCTCCTCGCCCCGGTTCCCGTTCTCGAAACAGCCGGGGTGGGACTGGTTCAGAATGTCCTCGGTCGGATCAAACAGCGCATTCTCTCCCATCTGCTCCACGATTACCACCACTGGGCCCACCGCGAACAAAGTGCGCCGCTCCCCCCGTGGCTCGCGGTGGAAAATCCCACAGCGTAA
- a CDS encoding NUDIX hydrolase: MKQNSMGKKAKIRVIALALIQDHDRIFLSVGHDAIAGRNFYRALGGGVDFGETSAAALEREFAEELNATLCNIQYLGCVESLFTYEGKPGHEIIQLYRADFTDPNFYQQSVIPFEENGVTKEARWVHLSELQQDPDLLVPAQCWQYLEHIELLSPMAAPGPE, from the coding sequence GTGAAACAGAATTCCATGGGTAAAAAAGCGAAAATCCGAGTGATTGCCTTGGCCTTAATTCAAGACCACGATCGCATTTTCCTGTCAGTGGGCCATGATGCGATCGCGGGGCGGAATTTTTACCGCGCCTTGGGGGGGGGTGTGGATTTTGGCGAAACCAGTGCGGCAGCATTGGAGCGGGAGTTTGCCGAAGAACTCAACGCCACGCTCTGTAATATCCAATATTTAGGCTGCGTGGAAAGCCTTTTCACCTACGAAGGCAAACCGGGCCATGAAATTATTCAACTCTATCGGGCGGACTTCACCGATCCCAACTTTTATCAACAGTCAGTGATTCCCTTTGAGGAAAACGGTGTAACCAAAGAGGCCCGCTGGGTTCACCTCTCGGAACTGCAACAGGACCCGGATTTGCTCGTTCCGGCGCAATGTTGGCAATATTTGGAGCATATCGAACTCTTGTCCCCGATGGCAGCACCGGGGCCTGAATGA
- a CDS encoding DUF3531 family protein — translation MNIVFREFNPFDLWIWLEFETVSTPQEQQYVEEVFNSWFYLGKLGAFNAENMQVNDRGIEISYMDYSEDQLEQAMIAPMHNMGEFEYLQTWGRCWFDLGTSDAIALDILINALTHLSNDYIAIRQVIFGGENEDWPVEKSSAAMFN, via the coding sequence ATGAATATTGTTTTTCGTGAATTTAATCCCTTTGATCTGTGGATTTGGCTAGAGTTTGAAACCGTCTCCACGCCCCAAGAGCAACAGTATGTGGAAGAAGTATTTAACTCGTGGTTTTATCTGGGGAAGTTGGGGGCATTCAATGCCGAAAATATGCAGGTGAACGATCGCGGCATCGAGATTAGCTATATGGACTATAGCGAGGATCAACTAGAACAGGCGATGATTGCACCGATGCACAATATGGGGGAGTTTGAATATTTACAAACCTGGGGCCGCTGTTGGTTTGATTTGGGGACGAGTGATGCGATCGCCCTGGATATCTTAATCAACGCCCTGACCCATTTAAGCAACGACTACATCGCCATCCGGCAAGTGATTTTTGGGGGTGAAAACGAAGATTGGCCCGTTGAAAAATCCAGCGCGGCAATGTTCAATTAG
- the uppS gene encoding polyprenyl diphosphate synthase, translating into MVKSSPLLETLPPDLDPNRLPQHVAVIMDGNGRWAKQQGMPRVMGHRRGVDSLRDLLRCCKDWGIPALTAYAFSTENWGRPEHEVDFLMTLFEQVLRRELAEMMAENVRIRFVGNLTALPKSLQLEISRSMADTRQNQDVEFTVATNYGGRQEIIQACRAIAQKVQQGELALDAIDEPLFEQHLYTSGLSHPDLLIRTSGEMRISNFLLWQMAYAEIYVTKTAWPDFDREAFHQALLNYQDRDRRFGKVKP; encoded by the coding sequence ATGGTTAAGTCAAGTCCCCTGCTGGAAACCTTACCGCCCGATCTCGATCCGAATCGCCTTCCTCAACACGTTGCGGTCATCATGGATGGCAATGGTCGATGGGCAAAACAACAGGGGATGCCACGGGTGATGGGCCATCGGCGGGGAGTGGATTCACTACGAGATTTGCTCCGCTGTTGTAAAGACTGGGGAATTCCGGCGCTGACGGCCTATGCATTTTCGACGGAAAATTGGGGGCGACCGGAGCACGAGGTGGACTTTTTAATGACGTTGTTTGAGCAGGTTTTGCGGCGTGAGTTGGCGGAAATGATGGCGGAAAATGTCCGCATTCGCTTTGTGGGAAATTTAACGGCGCTCCCGAAATCGCTCCAACTTGAAATTTCCCGCTCGATGGCTGATACCCGGCAGAATCAGGATGTGGAATTTACGGTGGCAACGAATTACGGTGGCCGACAGGAAATTATCCAAGCCTGCCGAGCGATCGCGCAAAAAGTCCAACAGGGCGAACTGGCCCTCGATGCGATCGATGAACCCCTGTTTGAGCAGCATCTTTACACATCCGGATTGAGTCATCCGGATTTGCTGATTCGCACCAGTGGCGAGATGCGGATTAGTAATTTCCTGCTCTGGCAGATGGCCTACGCTGAAATTTATGTGACAAAGACGGCCTGGCCGGATTTTGATCGCGAGGCATTCCATCAAGCCCTGCTCAATTATCAAGACCGCGATCGCCGCTTTGGTAAGGTCAAGCCCTAG